A window from Nitrospira sp. ND1 encodes these proteins:
- a CDS encoding response regulator, translating to MTWHTESSFTPDAIDRQMNASETFSWLTGSEMGGRIRAFDWRRTPLGPIENWPAALVSTLGVCLTAQYPMAIYWGSEGWLLYNDAWRPILGDKHPWALGRAAHEVWPELWDTISPLLHSVQTTGQAVWRGDELLPMQRFGYTEECYFDYSFNPIRGQNGAVEGILNIVQETTYRVLNDRRMRLLRELASRSGFAHSQEDACNLAMEALATDQTDVPFALLYHIDRDRRHAHLIASTGLPPENPARQQTVSLTPEEPDSGWPLSAPLQEGVPVIVDDVGDRFGPLPGGSWSEPTGQALLLPLSTVRWDGRAVILVAGINPRRPLDDDYRSFFTMVESHIAGALTNAEAYSSEKRRAEALTELDRAKTAFFSNVSHEFRTPLTLMLGPLEEELRERPHAPRLEVAHRNSLRLLKLVNTLLEFSRLEAGRVEARYEPTDLAAYSTDLASQFRSAVEQAGLVFRIDCPPLPDPVYVDRDMWEKIVLNLLSNAFKFTFQGDITLSLHAQTGGVELRVQDTGVGIPPEALPRLFERFYRVQDMRSRTYEGSGIGLALVQELVQLHGGTVRVNSQVDQGSTFVVTLPFGNAHLPPDKVVPHGRPTTPTTGVGPYLEEALHWLPEPQHATKPADGRPDPAEAPLSTTSAETARPRVLVVDDNADMRQYIARLLADRYHVIAMPEGMSALIEARRQPPDLILSDIMMPQLDGFGLLQALRDDPALKTIPVILLSARAGEESRIEGLGRGADDYLVKPFGARELLARVATHLDMARVRREAQREIAHSEARFEAIVSQATAAVAQTDLNGRFLFVNQRFCELLGYSAAELLGMNMQQVTDPDDLPANLVLFHRLTAGGPDFVIEKRYRRKDGSAVWTRVSVGGVREDGELRHILAVGLDITDRKRQEAELLALTHRQSLLYDLADVVNRAEALTGLYEKAIDTIIEALHADRASILLFDDEGVMRFEAWRGLSQAYREAVEGHSPWIPDQQDPPAIFIPDVAASDLHTSLRSVIQSEGVSALGFIPLTYGGRLLGKFMMYFDRPHVMDEQEIGLAQTIARTLAVGIERARAGELLRSNEERLRLAMAAGSMGAWDADLSTGATDWDAKQYELFDRPKDKPLTHAEQFYESIHPDDVPRVREAAAQAELTGSFSQEFRVIAQDGSIRWLSGHGTAVKNDQGQAVRMVGINYDITRRKHVEEALQRSASDLEQRVVERTLELSQSREQLRALATELNLAGQRERQHLATELHDYLAQLLALSRIRLAQAKQQPMTTALGKILSELQDVMDQALTYTRTLVAQLSPPILKEFGLPMALKWLAEQMMQRDLQVSLELGTDHLALPEDQAMLLFQSVRELLMNIVKHASAKQARITVREEEGWLHITVADQGRGFSPPDSIPATRSSGISGFGLFSIRERMLALGGRFELQSHPGQGTEATLTAPLAPRQPRAKPQAGADASVPGALSHKTAHAATVREGLADEREPVDRPIRVLIADDHAMVRQGLCGLLAAYGNIQVVGEAADGEEAVTLTIQLQPDVVLMDVNMPQMDGIEATRRIKQVLPATIVIGLSVQNAAHVGRVMREAGAAAFLNKEAAVEDLYQTIQVARKELLQVP from the coding sequence ATGACCTGGCACACAGAGTCATCATTCACCCCCGATGCGATTGACCGGCAGATGAATGCGAGCGAAACCTTCAGTTGGTTGACCGGCAGTGAGATGGGTGGCCGGATCCGGGCATTCGATTGGCGCCGGACCCCGCTTGGGCCGATCGAGAATTGGCCCGCCGCACTCGTGTCCACCCTCGGTGTCTGTCTGACGGCGCAATATCCCATGGCCATCTACTGGGGGTCGGAAGGCTGGCTCCTCTATAACGACGCCTGGCGGCCTATCCTTGGCGATAAGCACCCTTGGGCGCTCGGTCGCGCGGCCCACGAGGTGTGGCCTGAGTTGTGGGACACCATCAGTCCCCTTCTCCATAGCGTCCAGACTACCGGTCAAGCCGTCTGGCGAGGCGACGAACTCTTGCCCATGCAACGGTTCGGCTATACCGAGGAATGTTATTTCGACTATAGCTTCAACCCCATTCGCGGACAAAACGGCGCAGTCGAGGGCATCCTGAATATCGTCCAGGAAACCACCTATCGGGTCTTAAACGACCGGCGCATGCGCCTCCTGCGTGAACTGGCCTCCCGGTCAGGGTTCGCCCATAGCCAGGAAGATGCCTGCAATCTGGCCATGGAAGCGCTCGCTACCGATCAAACCGACGTTCCCTTTGCGCTCCTCTACCATATCGACCGGGATCGTCGGCACGCACACTTAATCGCTTCCACGGGACTGCCTCCGGAAAATCCGGCTCGGCAACAGACCGTGAGCCTCACGCCGGAGGAGCCTGATTCCGGGTGGCCGCTGTCAGCCCCTCTCCAAGAAGGCGTTCCGGTTATCGTCGACGACGTAGGCGACCGCTTCGGGCCACTGCCCGGCGGGTCCTGGTCGGAACCGACCGGGCAAGCCCTCCTCCTGCCGCTCAGCACGGTACGCTGGGATGGCCGTGCCGTCATACTGGTGGCAGGGATCAACCCCCGCCGGCCGCTGGACGACGACTACCGCTCGTTCTTCACCATGGTCGAGTCTCACATCGCAGGAGCCCTTACTAATGCGGAGGCCTACTCTTCCGAAAAACGCCGGGCGGAAGCCCTGACCGAACTCGATCGCGCCAAGACCGCGTTCTTCAGCAATGTCAGTCACGAATTTCGAACACCGCTCACCCTCATGCTCGGGCCGCTGGAGGAGGAACTGCGTGAGCGTCCCCATGCGCCCCGCCTCGAAGTGGCGCATCGCAACAGTCTGCGGCTGTTGAAACTGGTCAACACGCTGTTGGAATTCTCGCGACTGGAAGCAGGCCGCGTTGAGGCGCGCTATGAACCGACCGATCTGGCAGCCTATAGCACCGATCTCGCAAGCCAGTTCAGATCGGCCGTGGAACAGGCAGGATTGGTATTCCGTATCGACTGCCCGCCATTGCCTGATCCGGTGTATGTCGATCGTGACATGTGGGAGAAGATCGTTCTGAACCTGCTCAGCAACGCCTTCAAATTCACCTTCCAGGGTGACATCACGCTCTCACTGCATGCGCAGACGGGCGGGGTGGAACTACGCGTCCAGGATACCGGCGTCGGCATTCCACCGGAGGCCCTCCCGAGGCTCTTCGAACGTTTTTATCGCGTGCAGGATATGCGCAGCCGGACTTATGAAGGAAGCGGTATCGGCTTGGCGCTGGTTCAGGAGTTGGTCCAACTTCACGGAGGAACCGTCCGGGTCAACAGCCAGGTGGACCAAGGCAGCACCTTTGTCGTTACGCTGCCGTTCGGAAACGCCCATCTCCCGCCGGATAAGGTCGTCCCGCACGGCCGACCAACCACACCCACGACGGGAGTCGGGCCCTATCTGGAGGAAGCGCTCCACTGGCTGCCCGAACCGCAACACGCGACGAAGCCGGCGGACGGGAGGCCTGATCCTGCCGAAGCCCCTCTCTCCACAACGAGCGCGGAGACGGCCCGACCCAGGGTTCTCGTGGTCGATGACAATGCGGATATGCGGCAATACATCGCCCGTCTCTTGGCGGATCGGTATCACGTCATTGCCATGCCGGAAGGCATGTCCGCCCTGATCGAGGCCCGCCGGCAACCGCCGGATTTGATTCTCAGCGATATCATGATGCCGCAACTGGACGGCTTCGGACTGCTTCAAGCCCTGCGCGACGACCCCGCCCTCAAGACCATTCCCGTCATTTTGCTCTCCGCGCGCGCAGGCGAAGAGTCCAGAATCGAAGGGCTGGGGCGTGGCGCGGACGACTATCTCGTCAAACCTTTCGGCGCCCGTGAATTACTCGCGCGAGTCGCCACCCATCTCGACATGGCGCGCGTCCGACGTGAGGCGCAAAGGGAGATTGCACACAGCGAGGCAAGGTTTGAGGCCATCGTCAGCCAAGCGACGGCTGCCGTCGCGCAGACCGATCTCAACGGGCGATTCCTGTTCGTGAATCAACGCTTCTGCGAGTTGCTCGGATACAGTGCAGCTGAACTGCTCGGGATGAACATGCAGCAGGTCACCGATCCGGATGACCTGCCGGCCAACCTCGTGCTCTTTCATCGGTTGACCGCCGGCGGTCCGGACTTCGTGATTGAGAAGCGATACCGGCGAAAGGACGGCTCCGCGGTCTGGACCAGAGTCAGTGTGGGCGGGGTTCGGGAAGACGGCGAACTGCGCCATATCCTGGCCGTGGGGCTCGACATCACCGACCGCAAACGTCAGGAAGCGGAACTCCTGGCCCTCACCCACCGACAATCCCTCTTGTACGACCTGGCCGATGTCGTGAACCGGGCGGAGGCCTTGACCGGCCTCTACGAGAAAGCCATCGACACGATCATCGAGGCCCTGCATGCGGACCGCGCCTCGATTCTTCTGTTCGACGACGAGGGCGTGATGCGCTTCGAAGCCTGGCGCGGCCTGTCGCAAGCCTATCGAGAGGCAGTCGAGGGCCATTCCCCCTGGATTCCCGACCAGCAGGATCCCCCGGCCATCTTCATTCCCGATGTCGCCGCATCCGACCTCCACACGTCTTTGCGATCCGTTATTCAGAGCGAAGGTGTCTCCGCGCTGGGATTTATCCCGCTGACGTATGGCGGCCGGTTACTCGGCAAGTTCATGATGTATTTCGACCGGCCCCACGTGATGGACGAGCAGGAGATAGGCTTGGCCCAGACGATAGCCAGGACACTGGCCGTCGGGATCGAACGGGCTCGGGCCGGCGAGTTATTGCGGTCCAATGAGGAACGACTTCGTTTGGCCATGGCAGCCGGCTCGATGGGTGCGTGGGACGCGGACCTCTCGACCGGAGCAACCGATTGGGACGCCAAACAATACGAGTTGTTCGATAGACCGAAAGACAAGCCCCTCACCCATGCGGAGCAGTTCTACGAATCCATCCACCCCGACGATGTGCCCCGCGTGAGGGAAGCGGCCGCGCAAGCCGAGCTGACGGGTTCATTCTCTCAAGAATTTCGAGTGATCGCGCAGGACGGCTCGATCCGCTGGCTCTCCGGGCACGGGACGGCGGTGAAGAACGACCAGGGACAGGCCGTCCGGATGGTCGGGATCAATTACGACATTACGCGACGAAAGCACGTGGAGGAAGCCCTCCAGCGGTCCGCCTCCGACCTGGAGCAGCGGGTCGTGGAACGCACCCTCGAACTGTCTCAGTCCCGGGAACAGCTGCGGGCGCTCGCCACCGAATTGAATCTCGCCGGACAGCGGGAACGGCAACATCTGGCAACTGAACTGCACGATTATCTGGCGCAACTTCTGGCCCTGAGCCGAATCCGTCTGGCCCAGGCCAAACAGCAACCCATGACGACGGCCCTGGGAAAGATCCTGAGCGAGTTGCAGGACGTGATGGATCAGGCCCTGACCTATACCCGCACCCTTGTGGCCCAACTCAGCCCGCCGATTCTGAAAGAATTCGGATTGCCGATGGCCCTAAAGTGGTTGGCGGAACAAATGATGCAACGGGACCTGCAGGTATCCCTGGAGCTCGGAACAGATCATCTCGCCCTGCCTGAGGACCAGGCCATGTTGCTGTTCCAATCCGTACGCGAACTGCTCATGAACATCGTGAAGCATGCCTCTGCCAAACAGGCCCGGATCACGGTCAGGGAAGAGGAGGGATGGCTGCATATCACCGTCGCAGACCAGGGCCGAGGCTTCTCCCCTCCCGATTCCATTCCTGCGACGAGATCCTCGGGCATCTCCGGCTTTGGACTTTTCAGCATACGGGAGCGTATGCTCGCGCTTGGCGGCCGTTTTGAATTGCAATCCCATCCCGGTCAAGGCACCGAAGCCACATTGACCGCACCGCTTGCACCGAGACAGCCTCGCGCGAAACCACAGGCAGGAGCCGACGCGAGCGTACCGGGCGCTCTGTCTCACAAGACGGCACACGCGGCGACTGTGCGGGAAGGCCTCGCCGACGAACGTGAACCTGTCGATCGCCCCATCCGCGTCTTGATCGCCGACGACCATGCCATGGTGCGACAGGGCTTGTGCGGACTTCTGGCCGCCTATGGGAATATCCAGGTCGTGGGAGAGGCAGCCGATGGTGAAGAGGCCGTCACCCTGACGATACAGCTACAGCCCGACGTCGTCCTCATGGACGTCAACATGCCGCAAATGGACGGAATCGAAGCCACCAGGCGGATCAAGCAAGTCCTTCCGGCGACGATCGTCATCGGGCTCTCCGTCCAAAACGCTGCCCATGTGGGACGCGTGATGAGAGAAGCAGGGGCTGCGGCCTTTCTCAATAAAGAGGCCGCCGTGGAAGACTTGTACCAGACCATCCAGGTCGCCCGGAAGGAACTGCTGCAGGTCCCATGA
- a CDS encoding response regulator: MRRFQQSPNPLLSGAIVFSLATVFVLDFYTPLGITVWVLYLIPVVLAYLFWFPVTPVAVAGAVTILTLAGLLLSAPGIDPSVSRINRLVGIITSWALAAFGAHFIRNRIAVRKEEWIRAGQTLLSERMMGELALNSLGENLLHCLAKYLGAEAGAIFIDDGRGFHRTATYGVPEGTAMPERFAAGDGLLGQALQHKHTVVVHDLPEGYFTIGSALGRSAPRHLMIAPLTVDGRVNSVLELGFFTRVTESDREFVDRVAESIAVAVRSARYRTRLQDLLEETQRQAEELQVQSEELRVANEELEEQSRALKESHSRLEQQQAELEQTNSQLEEQAQILEIQKEDLNQSTAILESQTRQLERASRYKSEFLANMSHEMRTPLNSTLILTKLLADNPQGNLTADQIKSLTTIESSGHDLLALIDDVLDLAKVEAGRIDLTPQPVPIPRLLDSLRSIFKPLAEQRGLRLTMQQRPGTPDSFETDSQRLEQVLKNLLSNAIKFTEVGEVSLEVSRLSDGRLAFTVQDSGIGIPQDQHELIFEPFCQADGTTSRKYGGTGLGLSISREFVRLLGGDIHLTSTPGQGSSFTVLLPQRLSSAPFPTPARSLHPQSPPKPMRPGDIPPIPAIPSESRVATTHIEDDREQLAANRRVILIVEDDEPFSKILADLAHELNFQVLVATTAADALALASRYLPSAIILDIGLPDHSGLSVIDRLKADPRTRHIPIHVVSGHDYERTALSLGAVGYMLKPVKREQLVEAFRQFETRLTDKPRRVLIVEDDPAQRESLRLLLGSDEVETIGADSAAECLAHLAERTFDCMVLDLTLPDASGFSLLETLSREEHLAFPPVIVYTGRELSPDEEQRLRKYSSSIIIKGAKSPERLLDEVTLFLHQVVTALPPEQQRMLEKARSRNAVLESRRILIVEDDVRNIFALSAVLEPHGAKIEIARNGRESLRILEESLQHDDRLIDLVLMDIMMPEMDGLTAMRAIRERPEWDTLPIIALTAKAMKNDQEQALAAGANDYMAKPLDVDQLLSLVRVWMPR; encoded by the coding sequence ATGAGACGATTCCAACAATCCCCCAATCCCCTGCTGTCCGGAGCAATCGTCTTCTCTCTGGCAACCGTCTTCGTGCTGGATTTTTACACGCCGCTCGGCATCACCGTGTGGGTGCTCTACCTGATCCCGGTCGTGCTCGCCTATCTCTTCTGGTTTCCTGTCACGCCGGTGGCCGTGGCAGGAGCGGTGACAATCCTCACTCTAGCGGGCCTCTTGCTCAGCGCCCCTGGCATCGACCCCTCCGTTTCACGCATCAATCGCCTGGTTGGAATCATTACCTCCTGGGCGCTGGCGGCCTTCGGCGCGCATTTCATCCGCAACCGGATCGCCGTGCGCAAAGAAGAATGGATACGGGCAGGCCAGACGCTCCTCAGCGAACGGATGATGGGAGAGTTGGCGCTGAACAGCCTGGGCGAAAACCTGTTGCATTGCCTCGCAAAATACCTGGGAGCTGAGGCCGGCGCCATTTTCATCGACGACGGGCGCGGCTTTCACCGCACGGCGACCTATGGCGTCCCGGAAGGCACTGCCATGCCGGAACGGTTCGCAGCGGGCGACGGACTCCTGGGCCAGGCGCTACAGCACAAACACACGGTCGTGGTGCATGACTTGCCGGAAGGGTATTTCACCATCGGCTCCGCTTTGGGACGGAGTGCCCCACGCCACCTGATGATCGCGCCGTTGACCGTCGATGGACGCGTCAACAGCGTTTTGGAACTCGGATTCTTTACTCGCGTGACGGAATCCGACCGGGAGTTTGTCGATCGCGTGGCGGAATCGATCGCCGTCGCCGTCCGGTCGGCCCGATACCGGACTCGCCTTCAGGATCTCCTGGAGGAGACCCAGCGGCAAGCCGAAGAGTTGCAAGTGCAAAGTGAGGAACTCCGCGTCGCCAACGAAGAACTCGAGGAACAGAGCCGGGCGCTGAAGGAATCGCACAGCCGCCTCGAACAGCAACAGGCGGAACTGGAACAGACCAACTCCCAATTGGAAGAGCAGGCTCAAATCCTTGAAATTCAGAAGGAAGATCTCAATCAATCGACGGCGATTCTCGAATCGCAAACCAGACAGTTAGAGCGGGCCAGTCGCTATAAGTCCGAGTTTTTGGCCAACATGTCGCACGAAATGCGGACCCCCCTGAACTCGACGCTGATCCTGACGAAACTGTTGGCCGACAATCCACAGGGCAACCTCACCGCCGACCAGATCAAGTCCCTCACAACGATCGAATCCTCCGGCCACGACCTGCTGGCGCTGATCGACGACGTCCTGGACCTGGCCAAGGTGGAGGCCGGACGTATCGACCTCACCCCGCAACCAGTGCCGATCCCGCGGCTGCTCGACAGCTTGAGATCGATATTCAAACCACTCGCGGAACAACGGGGGCTCCGGCTCACCATGCAACAGCGGCCGGGCACGCCCGACTCGTTCGAAACCGACTCGCAACGGCTCGAACAGGTGTTGAAGAATCTCCTGTCGAACGCCATCAAATTCACCGAGGTCGGCGAAGTGTCGCTGGAAGTATCCCGCCTCTCGGACGGGCGTCTGGCGTTCACGGTTCAAGACAGCGGCATCGGCATTCCGCAAGACCAGCATGAGTTGATTTTCGAACCCTTCTGCCAGGCCGACGGCACCACCAGTCGAAAATACGGGGGAACCGGACTCGGACTCTCCATTTCGCGCGAATTCGTTCGATTGCTGGGGGGAGACATTCATCTGACGAGTACCCCGGGCCAGGGCAGCAGCTTCACCGTGCTCCTCCCCCAACGCTTATCGTCCGCGCCATTTCCTACGCCTGCCCGTTCCCTCCATCCACAATCGCCGCCCAAACCGATGAGGCCCGGCGACATTCCCCCCATCCCTGCAATCCCGTCTGAGAGCCGGGTGGCGACGACACACATCGAGGATGATCGGGAACAGCTGGCCGCCAACAGGCGGGTGATTTTGATCGTCGAGGATGACGAACCCTTTTCGAAGATTCTTGCGGACCTGGCCCATGAACTGAATTTTCAGGTCCTGGTCGCCACGACAGCGGCCGATGCCCTGGCGCTGGCCTCGCGCTACCTGCCGAGCGCGATCATCCTCGATATCGGACTTCCCGACCACTCCGGGCTCTCCGTCATCGATCGCCTGAAAGCCGATCCCCGGACGCGACATATTCCGATTCACGTCGTCTCGGGTCACGATTATGAGAGGACCGCGCTCTCGTTAGGCGCCGTCGGCTACATGCTCAAACCGGTGAAACGGGAGCAGCTGGTGGAGGCCTTCCGGCAATTCGAGACCAGGCTGACGGATAAACCGCGGCGAGTGCTGATCGTGGAGGACGACCCCGCCCAGCGGGAGAGCCTGCGTCTACTGCTCGGTTCGGACGAAGTCGAAACGATCGGCGCGGACAGCGCGGCGGAATGTCTCGCCCATCTCGCCGAGCGAACCTTCGATTGCATGGTGCTCGACCTCACGCTGCCCGATGCGTCGGGCTTTTCGTTGCTCGAAACCCTCAGCCGGGAGGAGCACCTCGCGTTTCCACCGGTGATCGTCTATACGGGCCGGGAGCTTTCTCCCGATGAGGAGCAGCGGCTGCGCAAATATTCGAGTTCGATCATCATCAAGGGCGCGAAATCTCCGGAACGGTTGTTGGACGAAGTGACCCTGTTTCTGCACCAGGTCGTGACGGCGCTTCCACCGGAGCAACAGCGGATGTTGGAGAAGGCGCGCAGCCGGAACGCCGTGCTGGAAAGCCGGCGCATTCTCATCGTCGAAGACGACGTACGGAACATTTTTGCCTTGAGCGCGGTCCTGGAACCGCATGGGGCGAAGATCGAGATCGCGCGGAACGGCCGCGAGTCGCTGCGCATCCTGGAGGAATCGCTTCAACACGACGACCGGCTGATCGATCTGGTGCTGATGGATATCATGATGCCTGAAATGGACGGCCTCACGGCCATGCGCGCCATCCGCGAACGGCCCGAATGGGACACACTTCCCATCATCGCCCTGACGGCCAAGGCGATGAAAAACGACCAGGAGCAGGCGCTGGCCGCCGGGGCGAACGACTACATGGCCAAACCGCTCGATGTCGATCAATTGCTGTCGCTCGTGCGCGTATGGATGCCCCGATGA
- a CDS encoding protein-glutamate O-methyltransferase CheR, with amino-acid sequence MTSDTAMKTENIELQLFLEAVYQRYHYDFRGYSKASIKRRLLLARERIGCTTFSGLQDRMLHDHAVLPQLLDYLTVQVSDMFRDPGYFRALREQILPHLKTYPSLKVWVAGCSSGEELYSLAILFREEGLESKTMFYATDINAGALAKAEAGVYDLQRIALFTRNHRLAGGRGSLSDYYTAAYGAARFDKTLRRRTVFSDHSLVSDSVFAEVHLVSCRNVLIYFDRPMQDRAIGLFKEALVRKGFLGIGARESLRFNAHVKAFTELLPGERIYQKRGDE; translated from the coding sequence ATGACCTCCGACACGGCGATGAAGACAGAAAATATCGAACTGCAGCTGTTCCTTGAGGCCGTGTATCAACGGTATCACTATGATTTTCGAGGCTACTCCAAGGCCTCGATCAAACGGCGGCTCCTGCTGGCACGCGAACGCATCGGGTGCACCACCTTTTCCGGGCTACAAGATAGGATGCTGCACGATCATGCGGTGCTTCCTCAGTTGCTGGACTACCTGACCGTGCAGGTCAGCGATATGTTCCGCGATCCCGGCTATTTTCGCGCGCTACGGGAACAGATCCTTCCCCACCTCAAGACCTATCCCTCGTTGAAGGTCTGGGTGGCCGGCTGCAGTTCGGGTGAAGAATTGTACTCCCTCGCCATTCTGTTCCGTGAGGAAGGGCTGGAGAGTAAGACCATGTTTTATGCCACCGACATCAATGCCGGCGCGCTCGCCAAGGCAGAGGCCGGGGTTTACGATCTCCAGCGGATCGCTCTCTTTACGAGGAACCACCGTCTGGCCGGCGGGAGGGGTTCGCTATCAGACTACTACACGGCCGCGTACGGGGCGGCCAGGTTCGATAAAACGCTCCGGCGGCGGACGGTCTTTTCCGACCATAGTCTGGTCTCGGATTCGGTCTTTGCCGAGGTGCATCTGGTGTCCTGCCGGAACGTGCTGATTTATTTCGACCGGCCGATGCAAGACCGCGCGATCGGCCTGTTCAAGGAGGCCCTCGTCCGAAAAGGATTTCTCGGTATCGGCGCCAGAGAGAGCCTCCGTTTCAACGCCCACGTCAAGGCGTTCACGGAGTTACTTCCCGGCGAGCGGATTTATCAGAAACGAGGCGATGAGTGA
- a CDS encoding chemotaxis protein CheB: MTALPLHGCLREPRAIVIGASAGAVTALSCLLPPLAADFPLAILVTVHVPADKPNSIPALLRTKCRIAIKEAEDKEPIVPGTVYFAPPDYHLLVERDRRLSLSNEEPVNFSRPSVDVLFESAADAYGKDLLAIILSGANEDGAKGARAVREAGGIVVVQSPDSAEARMMPESALTACPKARAMNLHTLAELLCACGGTVQC; encoded by the coding sequence GTGACGGCTCTCCCCCTGCATGGATGCCTGCGAGAACCACGCGCCATCGTCATCGGCGCGTCCGCCGGCGCGGTCACCGCGCTGTCGTGCCTCCTGCCCCCGCTGGCGGCAGACTTTCCGCTGGCAATTCTGGTGACGGTACACGTGCCGGCCGACAAGCCCAACAGTATTCCGGCCTTGTTGCGGACCAAGTGCCGGATTGCGATCAAGGAAGCAGAGGATAAGGAGCCCATCGTGCCCGGAACCGTCTACTTCGCTCCGCCCGACTATCATCTTCTCGTGGAGCGGGATCGACGCCTGTCGCTGTCCAATGAGGAACCGGTGAACTTCTCCCGCCCGTCGGTCGATGTGCTCTTCGAATCGGCTGCGGACGCGTACGGCAAGGACTTACTGGCGATCATTCTCAGCGGCGCGAACGAGGACGGCGCCAAGGGGGCTCGCGCAGTCCGCGAAGCCGGCGGGATCGTCGTGGTGCAAAGCCCGGATTCTGCCGAAGCCCGCATGATGCCGGAATCCGCCTTGACGGCCTGTCCGAAGGCGCGAGCGATGAACCTGCATACACTCGCGGAGCTGTTGTGCGCCTGTGGAGGCACCGTCCAGTGCTGA